Proteins from one Synechococcus sp. MU1643 genomic window:
- the ileS gene encoding isoleucine--tRNA ligase, with amino-acid sequence MSKETRDAAAEERPSYKPTLNLLQTGFGMRANAVQREPELQAFWKNHGIDGELGLNNSGPTFTLHDGPPYANGALHMGHALNKVLKDVINKYQVLNGRRVHYVPGWDCHGLPIELKVLQSMDQEQRKALTPIKLRKKAAAYARKQMDGQMKGFQRWGIWADWEQPYLTLQKEYESAQIRVFGQMVLKGHIYRGLKPVHWSPSSRTALAEAELEYPDGHTSPSVYAAFPAVKLPAALQDALKAEGLDLPTETDALGQALQVAIWTTTPWTLPANLAVSVNERLDYSLVDDGEGRLLLVAADLIETLSGTLELPLSRRATVKGALLAGLTYRHPLLDRTSPMVIGGDYITTESGTGLVHTAPGHGVDDFHTGQKNGLPVLCPVDEAGNLTNEAGPFAGLNVLKDANPKIIEALESAGALLKQETYGHRYPYDWRTKKPTIFRATEQWFASVEGFRQQALDAIAAVEWTPASGRNRIESMVKERGDWCISRQRTWGVPIPVFYHRSNGEVLLNADTLDHIQALITEHGADVWWEKDEADLLPPAYADQADQWRKGTDTMDVWFDSGSSWAAVASQRDNLSYPADLYLEGSDQHRGWFQSSLLTSVAVNGQAPYKRVLTHGFALDEKGRKMSKSLGNVVDPMVIIEGGKNQKQEPPYGADVLRLWVSSVDYSADVPIGAGILRQLADVYRKVRNTSRYLLGNLHDFNPATDAIPVAELPLLDRWMLQRTAEVMDDITEAFESFEFFRFFQLLQNFCVTDLSNFYLDIAKDRLYVSAPQDQRRRSCQTVMALIIQRLAGLIAPVLCHMAEDIWQNLPYPVEETSVFQRGWPTVPAEWRDAALSAPVQELRELRAAVNKVLEDCRGRQELGASLEAAVRIDARRPELQTALSFLSERGNVEVDGLRDWLLVSQLQIGGEPWAEVLASQDDELASIEVSRARGTKCERCWHYEGDVGQHPEHPHICGRCVGVLERRTHQLA; translated from the coding sequence GTGAGCAAGGAGACGCGCGACGCCGCCGCTGAGGAACGTCCCTCCTACAAACCCACGCTCAACCTGCTGCAGACGGGATTCGGCATGCGCGCCAATGCCGTCCAACGGGAACCTGAATTGCAGGCCTTCTGGAAGAACCATGGCATCGACGGCGAGCTGGGCCTGAACAACAGCGGACCAACCTTCACCCTCCATGACGGCCCGCCTTATGCCAACGGCGCTCTTCACATGGGGCACGCCCTCAACAAGGTGTTGAAGGACGTCATCAACAAATATCAGGTATTGAACGGGCGGCGGGTGCACTACGTGCCGGGCTGGGACTGCCACGGCCTGCCGATCGAGCTCAAGGTGCTGCAGTCGATGGATCAGGAGCAGCGCAAGGCGCTGACACCAATCAAGCTGCGTAAAAAAGCTGCCGCCTACGCCCGCAAACAGATGGATGGCCAGATGAAAGGCTTTCAGCGCTGGGGCATCTGGGCGGACTGGGAGCAGCCCTATCTGACCCTGCAAAAGGAGTACGAATCGGCTCAGATTCGGGTGTTTGGCCAGATGGTGCTCAAGGGGCACATCTACCGGGGTCTGAAACCGGTGCACTGGAGCCCGAGCTCACGCACAGCTTTGGCCGAAGCCGAACTGGAGTACCCCGACGGCCACACCAGTCCCAGCGTCTACGCCGCCTTCCCAGCCGTGAAGCTGCCGGCAGCACTGCAGGATGCACTCAAGGCAGAAGGCCTGGACCTACCCACCGAGACGGACGCCCTGGGGCAGGCCCTGCAGGTGGCGATCTGGACAACCACCCCCTGGACGTTGCCAGCCAACCTGGCGGTGTCGGTCAATGAACGGCTCGACTACTCCCTGGTCGACGACGGCGAAGGCCGACTGCTGCTTGTTGCTGCCGATCTGATCGAGACGCTGAGCGGCACCCTGGAGCTCCCGCTGAGCCGTCGCGCCACGGTGAAAGGCGCCCTGCTCGCCGGTCTGACGTACCGCCACCCGCTCCTGGACCGCACCAGTCCGATGGTGATCGGTGGCGATTACATCACCACCGAATCGGGCACAGGCCTTGTGCACACCGCGCCTGGTCACGGTGTCGACGACTTCCACACCGGCCAGAAGAACGGGCTGCCGGTGCTCTGCCCTGTGGACGAAGCCGGCAACCTCACCAACGAAGCCGGGCCGTTCGCGGGCCTGAATGTGCTCAAGGATGCCAACCCCAAGATCATCGAGGCGCTGGAGTCCGCCGGGGCCCTGCTCAAGCAAGAAACCTACGGCCACCGCTACCCCTACGACTGGCGCACCAAGAAACCCACCATCTTCCGGGCCACTGAACAGTGGTTCGCCTCCGTGGAAGGGTTCCGTCAACAGGCCCTTGATGCGATCGCCGCAGTGGAGTGGACCCCTGCCTCCGGTCGTAACAGGATCGAATCGATGGTCAAGGAGCGGGGCGACTGGTGCATCTCCCGTCAGCGCACCTGGGGGGTGCCGATCCCCGTCTTTTATCACCGCAGCAACGGCGAGGTGCTGCTGAACGCCGACACCCTCGATCACATCCAAGCGTTGATCACCGAGCACGGTGCCGACGTCTGGTGGGAGAAAGACGAAGCGGATCTACTGCCGCCCGCATACGCCGACCAGGCCGACCAGTGGCGCAAGGGCACCGACACCATGGATGTGTGGTTCGACTCCGGCTCAAGCTGGGCTGCCGTCGCCAGTCAGCGGGACAACCTGAGCTATCCCGCCGACCTGTACTTGGAAGGGTCTGACCAACACCGCGGCTGGTTCCAGAGTTCACTGCTCACCTCGGTCGCCGTGAATGGCCAAGCCCCCTATAAGCGGGTGCTCACCCATGGCTTCGCCTTGGATGAGAAGGGCCGAAAGATGAGCAAATCCCTCGGCAATGTGGTCGACCCGATGGTGATTATCGAGGGGGGCAAGAACCAGAAACAGGAACCGCCCTACGGCGCCGATGTGCTGCGGCTCTGGGTGAGCTCGGTGGATTACTCCGCCGATGTGCCGATCGGAGCCGGGATTCTGCGCCAGCTGGCTGATGTGTACCGCAAGGTGCGCAACACCAGCCGCTATCTGCTGGGCAACCTGCACGACTTCAATCCGGCAACCGACGCGATCCCCGTTGCGGAACTGCCATTGCTGGACCGCTGGATGCTGCAGCGCACTGCCGAGGTGATGGACGACATCACAGAAGCCTTCGAAAGCTTCGAGTTCTTCCGCTTCTTCCAGCTGCTGCAAAACTTCTGCGTCACAGATCTGTCGAACTTCTACCTCGACATAGCCAAGGACAGGCTCTACGTGAGCGCCCCCCAGGACCAGCGCCGGCGCAGCTGCCAGACCGTGATGGCCCTGATCATCCAACGCCTGGCCGGACTGATCGCTCCGGTGTTGTGCCACATGGCCGAAGACATCTGGCAGAACCTCCCCTACCCCGTGGAGGAGACCTCTGTCTTCCAACGCGGCTGGCCGACGGTTCCAGCCGAGTGGCGTGATGCTGCTCTCAGCGCTCCGGTTCAAGAGCTGCGGGAGCTCCGCGCCGCCGTCAACAAAGTGCTGGAAGACTGCCGCGGCCGTCAGGAACTTGGCGCATCGCTGGAGGCAGCCGTGCGAATTGACGCCCGCCGTCCGGAACTCCAGACCGCTCTCTCTTTCCTGAGTGAGAGGGGGAATGTCGAGGTGGACGGTCTGCGGGACTGGCTGCTGGTCTCACAACTGCAGATTGGCGGCGAGCCCTGGGCCGAAGTGCTGGCCAGCCAGGACGACGAACTCGCATCGATCGAGGTGAGCCGAGCGCGGGGAACTAAATGCGAGCGCTGCTGGCACTACGAGGGGGATGTGGGTCAGCACCCGGAGCATCCCCACATCTGCGGACGCTGTGTTGGCGTTCTGGAACGCCGGACTCACCAGTTGGCCTGA
- a CDS encoding DUF3177 family protein: protein MNELTYRALVWLTYRLAATFAVGVPLVLLIWSAWRREPLVLRLLGIYWKVASLMAISLLLLMDQRPLGYAMAFVAPVLMVISLWFWVDINEELADQPSWRPLPLAVKVWRWAFSGFGLLSLGMSVSGLGCMQQLESPACLTWLEAPQGIHGLAATVFNFLFGGLWTEAVAAFVGYVVLVAYLAGLLQWLLVRLPRYGRVAGDF from the coding sequence GTGAACGAGCTCACGTACCGCGCTCTGGTGTGGCTGACCTATCGCTTGGCCGCCACCTTTGCCGTTGGTGTGCCTTTGGTCCTATTGATCTGGTCGGCCTGGCGTCGCGAGCCGTTGGTGCTGCGGCTCCTCGGCATCTACTGGAAGGTGGCCAGCCTGATGGCGATCAGCCTCCTGCTGCTGATGGACCAGCGCCCCCTGGGCTATGCCATGGCGTTTGTCGCACCGGTGTTGATGGTGATCAGCCTGTGGTTCTGGGTCGACATCAATGAAGAGCTGGCCGACCAGCCATCTTGGCGTCCGCTGCCCCTAGCGGTGAAGGTTTGGCGTTGGGCGTTTAGTGGTTTTGGTCTCCTCAGCCTTGGCATGAGCGTTAGTGGTTTGGGCTGCATGCAACAGCTGGAGTCCCCGGCCTGCCTCACCTGGCTGGAGGCCCCTCAGGGCATTCATGGTCTGGCGGCAACGGTGTTCAATTTTCTCTTCGGTGGTCTGTGGACCGAAGCCGTTGCCGCCTTTGTGGGCTATGTCGTCCTGGTGGCTTATCTGGCCGGCCTGTTGCAGTGGCTGTTGGTGCGTCTGCCCCGTTATGGACGCGTGGCCGGCGATTTCTGA
- a CDS encoding FIST N-terminal domain-containing protein, with protein MASFSPFSWFRSGGAEARCRTGLSTKASLDEAVRDVVEQLSRSRGEADLALVFTSTGYATDLPRLLPMLRAQINAQHWIGCTGGGVVGTRGDGTASELEQTPALSVTVLSLPGASIATQHLSTEELPDLDGAAQQWQDWVGITPETARSQILLIDPTSSGINDLISGLDYAYPGAEKIGGIAAPHNSPHGSLLLDDHVVTGAVICSIGGSWRLETVVAQGCRPIGPVFSIEQVQRNVLLELSDGSSKANPINCLQRVLADLSERERKLVRHSLFLGVERSSLRLNANGAASEASAFLIRNLIGVDPNNGAVAVAERVRAGQNVQFHLREAAASQDEASALLKAATADSGEMVHFGLLMACLGRGQGLFGRADGDISLARQLMPDLPVAGAFCNGEIGPVGGTTHLHGYTACWGLLRQDPNSSSDSGSDNLG; from the coding sequence ATGGCATCGTTCTCACCGTTCAGCTGGTTCCGTTCCGGGGGCGCTGAGGCCAGGTGCCGTACAGGACTATCCACGAAAGCGTCCCTGGACGAAGCCGTTCGGGATGTGGTCGAGCAACTATCCCGATCTAGGGGCGAAGCCGATCTCGCCCTCGTCTTCACCTCAACGGGTTACGCCACCGACCTACCACGGCTGCTGCCGATGCTGCGCGCCCAGATCAACGCGCAGCATTGGATCGGATGCACCGGGGGAGGTGTGGTGGGCACCCGCGGCGACGGCACCGCCTCGGAACTTGAGCAGACGCCTGCATTGAGCGTGACGGTGCTCTCCCTGCCGGGAGCCTCGATCGCCACCCAACACCTGAGCACAGAGGAGCTGCCTGATCTGGATGGAGCCGCCCAGCAATGGCAAGATTGGGTTGGCATCACCCCCGAGACTGCCCGCAGCCAAATCCTGCTGATCGACCCCACCAGCAGTGGAATCAATGACCTCATTAGCGGGCTGGACTACGCCTATCCGGGTGCAGAAAAAATTGGGGGCATCGCAGCACCCCATAACAGTCCGCACGGATCGCTGCTGCTGGATGACCACGTCGTCACCGGCGCGGTGATCTGTTCCATCGGGGGAAGCTGGCGACTCGAAACGGTGGTGGCACAGGGCTGTCGCCCCATCGGCCCGGTCTTCTCGATCGAGCAGGTGCAGCGCAACGTGCTGCTGGAACTGAGTGATGGCAGCAGCAAGGCCAATCCCATCAATTGCCTGCAACGGGTTCTGGCCGACCTCAGCGAACGGGAGCGAAAGCTGGTGCGTCACTCGTTGTTCCTCGGCGTCGAACGCAGCAGTCTGCGGCTGAACGCCAACGGAGCAGCATCAGAAGCGAGTGCCTTCCTGATCCGCAACCTGATCGGAGTCGATCCCAACAATGGCGCTGTGGCCGTAGCTGAGCGGGTGCGTGCCGGCCAAAACGTGCAATTTCACCTGCGCGAAGCCGCCGCCTCCCAGGACGAAGCCTCTGCCCTGCTCAAAGCAGCGACGGCTGATTCAGGAGAGATGGTCCATTTCGGCCTGCTAATGGCCTGCCTGGGACGGGGCCAGGGGCTTTTCGGTCGTGCCGATGGTGACATCAGCCTGGCGCGCCAACTGATGCCTGACCTGCCTGTAGCGGGAGCGTTCTGCAACGGTGAGATCGGACCCGTCGGCGGGACGACGCATCTGCATGGCTACACCGCCTGCTGGGGCTTGCTGCGCCAGGACCCCAACAGCTCCTCTGACAGTGGCTCTGACAATCTCGGTTGA
- the trmB gene encoding tRNA (guanosine(46)-N7)-methyltransferase TrmB: MRQHVNPLSSFFQLPLELPPPKELFRVPDHPIHLDIGCARGRCLLGLAERDPYWNHLGVEIRRPLVTSADREALGSEYGNVRILFCNANISLEGWMKALEQDRLQRVSIQFPDPWFKRRHRKRRVLQPALLLAIATALQPGRELFLQSDVLDVIEPMVALTELSACFDRPAEDQRPWRASNPLSVPTERERYVLEQNLPVYRVLYRRNQNPLPSVSDLEQRLQEIDNPAEALTT; this comes from the coding sequence TTGCGTCAGCACGTCAATCCCCTCAGCAGCTTCTTCCAGTTGCCGCTGGAACTCCCTCCACCCAAGGAGCTGTTTCGCGTTCCTGATCATCCGATCCACTTGGATATCGGCTGTGCCCGTGGACGTTGCCTGCTGGGCCTGGCCGAGCGTGATCCCTACTGGAACCATCTCGGCGTAGAAATCCGCCGGCCCTTGGTGACCTCCGCCGATCGAGAGGCGCTCGGCTCGGAGTACGGCAATGTTCGGATCCTGTTCTGCAACGCCAATATCAGCCTGGAAGGCTGGATGAAGGCCCTAGAGCAAGACCGGCTGCAACGGGTCTCCATCCAGTTTCCCGATCCCTGGTTCAAACGAAGGCACCGCAAGCGCAGGGTCCTGCAACCCGCGTTGCTCTTGGCCATCGCAACGGCCCTCCAGCCCGGCCGCGAGCTGTTTCTGCAGAGCGATGTTCTCGACGTGATTGAGCCGATGGTGGCTCTCACCGAACTCAGCGCCTGTTTTGACCGCCCCGCAGAGGATCAACGGCCCTGGCGCGCCAGCAACCCGCTTTCAGTTCCCACGGAACGGGAGCGCTACGTGCTCGAGCAAAACCTCCCCGTCTACCGGGTGCTCTACCGCCGGAACCAGAATCCACTTCCTTCCGTGTCAGATCTGGAACAGCGCTTGCAGGAGATCGATAATCCGGCGGAAGCACTTACCACCTGA
- a CDS encoding IctB family putative bicarbonate transporter — translation MASADATQTARGGPLLARWQGLIAPDQAVLKRLERLAGLLLLVLLTGLPLFTRTGLALVIAACGALWLLWCLCSPPPQRIGSVSRWLMLFLAISIVATGCSPVPISASKGLIKLLSYLGVYALLCKLLLSNERWWDRLVAGLLSGGLLSSVLALRQLYASGEELAGWADPNSISAGTIRIYGPLGNPNLLAGYLLPLIPIAAIALVRWRGVGAQLFAGTTLVLAGTATLFTYSRGGWLGMVAAGAVLLLLLLLRWTRSWPPLWRRLVPLAVLLFGAACLVVAATQIDPIRTRITSLLAGRGDSSNNFRINVWIAAIQMVQDRPWLGIGPGNAAFNSIYPLYQQPKFNALSSYSVPLEILVETGIPGLLACLGLLASSLRQGLSQLHADGPSALPAIASLAAIAGLLMQGSTDTIFFRPEVQLIGWFALASLVSRPRQS, via the coding sequence ATGGCCTCTGCGGATGCAACCCAGACGGCACGCGGTGGTCCACTATTGGCACGCTGGCAGGGGCTGATAGCTCCGGATCAGGCAGTGCTGAAACGCCTTGAAAGGCTGGCGGGACTGCTCCTACTGGTCTTGCTCACGGGGCTTCCCCTGTTCACACGCACAGGCCTGGCTCTGGTGATTGCAGCCTGCGGGGCCCTTTGGCTGCTTTGGTGCCTCTGCAGTCCACCACCACAGCGCATCGGAAGCGTCTCGCGCTGGCTGATGCTTTTTCTGGCCATCTCGATTGTGGCCACGGGATGTTCTCCAGTTCCAATCTCCGCCAGCAAAGGCCTCATCAAACTGCTCAGCTACCTGGGCGTTTATGCCTTGCTCTGCAAGCTGCTGCTGAGCAACGAACGATGGTGGGACCGGCTGGTCGCCGGACTGCTGAGTGGCGGCCTGCTCAGCAGTGTTCTGGCTTTGCGACAGCTCTATGCCTCCGGCGAGGAACTGGCCGGCTGGGCTGATCCGAATTCCATCAGCGCCGGCACCATTCGGATCTATGGCCCTCTGGGGAACCCCAACCTTCTGGCGGGTTACTTGCTGCCGCTGATTCCCATTGCAGCTATTGCACTGGTGCGCTGGAGAGGCGTGGGAGCCCAGCTGTTTGCCGGCACCACACTGGTGTTGGCTGGAACAGCCACGCTGTTCACCTACAGCCGTGGCGGCTGGCTGGGGATGGTTGCTGCCGGCGCCGTACTCCTGCTGTTGCTACTGCTGCGCTGGACACGCAGCTGGCCCCCGCTCTGGAGACGTCTGGTACCCCTCGCCGTGCTGCTGTTTGGAGCCGCTTGCCTGGTGGTGGCGGCCACCCAGATCGATCCCATCCGCACGCGCATCACCAGCCTGCTGGCGGGACGGGGGGATAGTTCCAACAATTTCCGCATCAACGTCTGGATAGCGGCCATTCAGATGGTGCAAGACCGTCCCTGGCTGGGCATCGGCCCAGGCAATGCGGCGTTCAACAGCATCTATCCCCTGTATCAGCAACCGAAGTTCAACGCCCTCAGTTCCTACTCCGTTCCCTTGGAAATCCTGGTGGAAACCGGCATTCCTGGGCTACTGGCCTGCCTGGGATTACTGGCCAGCAGCCTGAGGCAGGGCCTGTCGCAGCTCCATGCCGATGGTCCAAGCGCCTTACCAGCCATCGCCAGCCTTGCTGCCATCGCTGGCCTGCTGATGCAGGGCAGCACCGACACGATCTTCTTCCGCCCCGAAGTTCAACTGATCGGCTGGTTTGCCCTGGCCAGCCTGGTGAGTCGACCCAGGCAATCATGA
- a CDS encoding BadF/BadG/BcrA/BcrD ATPase family protein: MRLLAGFDAGQTHTRCRLSVVQKGLHQTVGEGEGPGVSHLDAPQGERSFIEAIRTSAQHALKDHPAGVLQAVVVGASGIEHGTALQERAERLVGQALAIGDDTKLTKVMVTGDERTALRGAIPEGAGILAISGTGMIVLGRDENGHEHRCGGWGWLLDGAGSAFDLGHQGLQMTLRMADGRMADHPLRLQIWHQMGCDSYAAVKARVVQHNFGTANFAALAPLVVEAAAQGCSGAEEIVQRSAAALSNCISTVAQQLSMLSPVVVCHGGTVTHLPGFRTAVQQAIRQSIPEARWGKAKGDACDGALLMAEALTVRPR; this comes from the coding sequence ATGAGGCTGCTCGCTGGATTCGATGCTGGACAGACGCACACCCGCTGCCGCCTCAGCGTGGTCCAAAAGGGCTTGCACCAGACTGTTGGCGAAGGTGAGGGACCCGGCGTCAGTCACCTGGATGCCCCCCAGGGTGAACGAAGTTTCATCGAGGCGATCCGCACCAGTGCACAGCACGCCCTCAAAGATCACCCCGCTGGCGTGCTCCAGGCAGTCGTTGTCGGAGCCAGCGGCATCGAACACGGGACAGCGTTGCAAGAGCGTGCTGAACGTTTGGTGGGTCAAGCCCTGGCCATCGGTGATGACACAAAGTTGACCAAGGTGATGGTCACCGGAGACGAACGCACGGCCTTGCGAGGTGCGATCCCTGAAGGTGCAGGAATCCTGGCAATCAGCGGTACAGGAATGATCGTGCTGGGCCGAGACGAGAACGGCCATGAACACCGCTGTGGCGGCTGGGGATGGCTGCTCGATGGAGCCGGCTCGGCCTTTGACCTCGGCCACCAGGGATTGCAAATGACCCTGCGCATGGCCGATGGGCGCATGGCCGACCATCCTCTGCGCCTGCAGATCTGGCATCAGATGGGATGCGACAGCTACGCAGCGGTGAAAGCCCGGGTGGTGCAGCACAACTTCGGCACGGCAAACTTCGCAGCCTTGGCTCCGCTGGTGGTGGAGGCAGCAGCCCAGGGCTGCTCGGGCGCAGAGGAAATCGTTCAGCGATCAGCAGCAGCCCTCTCCAACTGCATCAGCACCGTGGCCCAGCAGCTATCAATGCTTTCCCCCGTAGTGGTCTGCCATGGGGGAACTGTTACCCATCTCCCGGGGTTCCGAACAGCCGTGCAACAGGCCATCCGTCAGTCGATACCTGAGGCCCGATGGGGCAAGGCCAAGGGAGATGCCTGTGATGGAGCGCTCCTGATGGCCGAGGCCTTAACCGTCAGGCCACGTTGA
- the glmM gene encoding phosphoglucosamine mutase, with amino-acid sequence MIQKACSPIGPALGDAAPGFGTDGIRGLAGTVLTPALCLQVGYWVGRVLQADGPVLIGMDSRTSGSMAVSALTAGLTAAGRDVWTLGLCPTPAVPLLIRQLGAAGGLMVSASHNPPADNGIKVFGADGAKLSAPRQAQVEAGLKGQTSMVEQGAFRCGVARSSADLLDGYREVLQQSVAERRLDGVPIVLDLCWGSATACGADAFRALGADLIVLHGEPDGSRINVACGSTHLEPLQRAVIERGAAMGFAFDGDADRMLAVDGRGRIIDGDHVLFLWGSVLQEQQALPEQRLVATVMSNLGFERAWQQRDGILDRTPVGDQHVHAAMVASGAALGGEQSGHILAASHGLCGDGVLTALQLATLCHAQGISLSDWLDRSFQAYPQKLVNVRVMDRSRRKNWTACTALTDAIASAEQLMGETGRILVRASGTEPVLRVMVEAEQSAAVEHWTGHLAAVAKEHLNVA; translated from the coding sequence ATGATTCAAAAGGCGTGTTCTCCGATCGGCCCCGCTCTCGGTGACGCTGCGCCAGGTTTTGGAACCGATGGGATCCGTGGGCTCGCCGGCACCGTTCTCACCCCTGCCTTGTGTCTTCAGGTGGGCTATTGGGTTGGCCGGGTTCTGCAGGCGGATGGCCCTGTTCTGATCGGGATGGACTCCCGGACCAGTGGCAGCATGGCGGTGTCTGCCCTGACGGCCGGTTTGACGGCGGCCGGTCGCGATGTGTGGACCCTTGGTCTTTGTCCGACACCCGCGGTTCCGTTGTTGATCCGTCAGCTGGGGGCTGCTGGTGGCCTGATGGTGTCTGCGAGCCACAACCCTCCTGCCGACAACGGCATCAAAGTCTTTGGGGCCGACGGAGCCAAACTCAGCGCCCCACGTCAGGCCCAAGTGGAAGCCGGTCTGAAGGGGCAGACGTCCATGGTTGAGCAAGGAGCCTTCCGCTGCGGTGTGGCGCGCTCCAGCGCCGATCTTCTTGATGGCTACAGGGAGGTGTTGCAGCAGTCGGTGGCTGAACGGCGACTGGATGGCGTCCCCATCGTTTTGGACCTCTGCTGGGGATCAGCGACAGCCTGTGGTGCGGATGCCTTCCGTGCCTTGGGGGCTGATCTCATCGTGCTCCATGGGGAACCCGATGGCTCCCGCATCAACGTGGCTTGCGGGTCAACCCATCTGGAACCGCTGCAGCGGGCTGTGATCGAGCGCGGCGCGGCGATGGGCTTTGCCTTTGACGGTGATGCTGACCGGATGCTGGCGGTGGATGGCCGCGGTCGCATCATCGATGGGGACCATGTGCTTTTCCTGTGGGGATCCGTGCTGCAGGAGCAGCAGGCCCTCCCCGAGCAGCGTCTCGTGGCCACCGTGATGTCGAATCTCGGCTTTGAGCGGGCTTGGCAGCAGAGGGACGGCATCCTTGATCGCACCCCGGTGGGAGATCAGCATGTTCATGCCGCGATGGTGGCCAGTGGCGCGGCCCTCGGTGGAGAACAATCCGGCCACATCCTTGCGGCCTCCCATGGGCTATGCGGCGATGGTGTTCTGACCGCCCTCCAGTTGGCCACCTTGTGCCATGCCCAAGGCATCAGCCTCAGCGATTGGTTGGACCGCAGTTTTCAGGCTTACCCGCAGAAATTGGTCAATGTTCGGGTGATGGACCGTTCGCGTCGCAAGAACTGGACCGCGTGCACTGCTCTCACCGACGCCATTGCTTCAGCAGAGCAGTTGATGGGCGAGACCGGTCGCATTTTGGTGCGAGCCAGTGGTACGGAGCCCGTGCTGCGGGTGATGGTGGAAGCAGAGCAGTCGGCAGCTGTGGAGCATTGGACGGGGCACTTAGCTGCCGTTGCCAAGGAACATCTCAACGTGGCCTGA
- a CDS encoding thioredoxin domain-containing protein has translation MTGTPESSPLGTAQRWVLVLIAVALAFGLVILRGGIQSESPMEQLARRSLDPQTALTNGRPTLIEFYADWCQVCREMAPSMLELEKKSRDRLDVVLVNVDNPRWQDLVDRYNVNGIPQLNLFNAEGEPKGRSLGLRSPEELQLITTALLEDQPLPALPGVGNVSQLQTSSSADNTLAGASSQSTAGPRSHG, from the coding sequence ATGACAGGCACCCCGGAGTCTTCGCCCCTTGGCACGGCACAGCGATGGGTGCTGGTGCTGATCGCGGTGGCTCTGGCATTTGGCTTGGTCATTCTGCGCGGCGGCATTCAGAGCGAAAGCCCGATGGAGCAGCTGGCGAGACGGTCCCTCGACCCGCAAACGGCGTTAACCAATGGACGCCCAACGCTGATCGAGTTCTACGCCGATTGGTGCCAGGTCTGCAGGGAGATGGCTCCCTCGATGCTGGAGTTGGAGAAGAAATCGCGGGATCGACTTGATGTTGTTCTGGTGAACGTCGACAACCCACGTTGGCAAGATCTCGTTGATCGCTACAACGTCAACGGCATCCCTCAGCTGAATCTATTTAACGCTGAAGGAGAGCCGAAGGGGCGATCCCTTGGTTTGCGCAGCCCTGAGGAACTCCAGCTGATCACCACAGCACTGCTTGAGGATCAGCCGCTTCCGGCTCTGCCAGGCGTCGGCAACGTCAGTCAGCTGCAAACCTCCAGCTCCGCTGACAACACATTGGCTGGAGCGTCGAGCCAATCCACGGCCGGCCCCCGCAGCCATGGTTGA
- the thyX gene encoding FAD-dependent thymidylate synthase, with protein MDRFRVDLIAATPNPQQCVYAAMHQDYSEGFVAGDRANWPDEQRAGEICVKRLLSGERGHYGPMEHAQIVLNVGWFPHSVMQQARTHRVGVSFDVQSMRYTGERICRAADGVLDLEEVFYLRPAGEYSDRQGKKYAYTKALRQQDLDLCRSAAVRYRDLLKAGFSEEHARGILPFDYRQHFVVSFSLRAFLHFMDLRAKLDAQLEIRQLCDLMWPHMVEWAPEFAAWYEKSRLHRARLAP; from the coding sequence ATGGACCGCTTTCGGGTCGATCTGATCGCAGCTACGCCGAACCCGCAGCAATGCGTGTACGCCGCCATGCATCAGGACTACAGCGAAGGGTTCGTGGCAGGAGATCGTGCCAACTGGCCCGATGAGCAGCGGGCTGGAGAGATCTGTGTGAAACGTCTGCTGTCTGGAGAGCGCGGCCACTACGGCCCGATGGAGCATGCGCAGATCGTGCTGAACGTGGGCTGGTTCCCGCACTCGGTGATGCAGCAGGCCCGCACCCATCGGGTTGGGGTGAGCTTCGATGTGCAATCGATGCGTTACACCGGTGAACGCATCTGCCGTGCAGCGGATGGAGTCCTAGACTTAGAAGAAGTGTTTTATCTGCGGCCTGCCGGCGAGTACAGCGATCGGCAGGGCAAGAAATACGCCTACACCAAAGCGCTACGTCAACAGGACCTCGATCTGTGCCGAAGCGCTGCCGTTCGCTACAGGGATCTGCTCAAGGCGGGCTTCTCCGAAGAGCATGCCCGCGGCATCCTTCCCTTCGACTACCGCCAGCACTTTGTGGTGAGCTTCAGCCTGCGGGCGTTCCTGCACTTCATGGATCTGCGGGCCAAGCTTGATGCCCAGTTGGAGATCCGCCAGCTTTGCGATCTGATGTGGCCCCACATGGTGGAGTGGGCCCCTGAATTCGCAGCCTGGTACGAAAAAAGCAGGCTGCACCGGGCGCGTTTAGCTCCTTAA